The following coding sequences are from one Triticum aestivum cultivar Chinese Spring chromosome 5A, IWGSC CS RefSeq v2.1, whole genome shotgun sequence window:
- the LOC123103038 gene encoding UDP-glycosyltransferase 75C1: MADAERQQHGPGDGGRPHFLIVAYGIQSHLNPCRVLARRLLQLHDADGSGPVLATLSVPLFTHRRMFPSSGNGEPEGPEAADGAISCVAFSDGVDDGTTARGPEERARRRRASAESLFAVVARLASRGRPVTCIVCSMMLPWALDVARERDIPLAVFWIQPATVLATYYHYFHGYGELIASHAADPAYEVTLPGLSRPLRIRDFPSFLVDTTGGEVGKVVNAVFCELFEFMDEQRQNVKVLVNTFDELEPAALAAMREHLDVFAVGPVVGSSAEARIHLFNHAGADKTRYMEWLGAQPERSVVYVSFGSIWTYSKQQMEEIADGLRRCGRPYLLVVRKDGRQEDVSRCLEDVVQERKGMVVEWCDQPEVLSHPSVGCFVTHCGWNSTLEAMALGVAVVAAPSMFDQPTNAMLIEEEWAAGVRGERNGEGIFSGPELARCVELVMGDGARAVEVRKKVESRKGMARDAMAPGGPAERNLRSFVMEVQSSDEARRKDTNTISPPP; this comes from the coding sequence ATGGCCGACGCGGAACGCCAGCAGCACGGCCCAGGCGACGGCGGGCGCCCCCACTTCCTCATCGTGGCCTACGGCATCCAGAGCCACCTCAACCCGTGCCGCGTCCTCGCGCGCCGCCTCCTGCAGCTACACGATGCAGACGGCTCAGGCCCCGTCCTCGCCACGCTCTCGGTCCCGCTCTTCACCCACCGCCGCATGTTCCCTTCGTCCGGCAACGGCGAGCCGGAGGGGCCGGAGGCCGCAGACGGTGCCATCTCTTGCGTTGCCTTCTCCGACGGCGTCGACGACGGCACCACCGCCAGGGGCCCCGAGGAGagggcgcgccgccgccgcgcgtccGCCGAGAGCCTCTTTGCGGTCGTCGCGCGGCTCGCCTCCCGCGGCCGGCCCGTTACGTGCATCGTGTGCAGCATGATGCTCCCCTGGGCACTGGACGTCGCGCGGGAGCGCGACATCCCGTTGGCCGTGTTTTGGATACAGCCGGCAACCGTCCTCGCCACCTACTACCACTACTTCCACGGCTACGGCGAGCTCATCGCGTCCCACGCCGCCGACCCCGCGTACGAGGTGACTCTGCCCGGGCTCAGCCGGCCTCTCAGGATCCGCGACTTCCCGTCATTCCTCGTCGACACCACCGGAGGTGAGGTGGGCAAGGTCGTCAACGCGGTGTTCTGTGAGCTGTTCGAGTTCATGGACGAGCAGAGGCAGAATGTCAAGGTCCTCGTGAACACTTTCGACGAACTGGAGCCGGCGGCGCTGGCGGCCATGAGGGAGCACTTGGATGTGTTCGCCGTCGGCCCCGTGGTCGGGTCGTCGGCCGAGGCGCGGATCCATCTGTTCAACCACGCCGGTGCCGACAAGACGAGGTACATGGAGTGGCTCGGGGCGCAGCCGGAGAGGTCGGTGGTGTACGTCTCGTTCGGCAGCATATGGACGTACAGCAAGCAGCAGATGGAGGAGATCGCGGACGGGCTGCGGCGGTGCGGACGGCCGTACCTGCTCGTGGTGCGCAAGGACGGGCGGCAGGAGGACGTGAGCCGCTGCCTCGAGGACGTcgtgcaggagaggaagggcatgGTGGTGGAGTGGTGCGACCAGCCGGAGGTCCTCTCGCACCCGTCCGTGGGGTGCTTCGTCACCCACTGCGGGTGGAACTCGACGCTGGAGGCCATGGCACTGGGTGTGGCTGTCGTCGCCGCGCCGAGCATGTTCGACCAGCCGACGAACGCGATGTTGATAGAGGAGGAGTGGGCTGCCGGCGTTAGGGGAGAGCGCAACGGCGAGGGCATCTTCTCCGGGCCGGAGCTGGCGAGGTGCGTTGAGCTGGTCATGGGCGACGGCGCGAGGGCCGTGGAGGTCAGGAAAAAAGTGGAGTCTCGGAAAGGGATGGCGCGGGATGCAATGGCTCCCGGAGGGCCGGCGGAAAGAAACCTCCGAAGCTTCGTCATGGAGGTCCAAAGTTCGGATGAAGCTCGCAGGAAGGATACAAACACCATAAGTCCACCACCATGA